The genomic stretch AATATGGAGTGAAACCAGTACCCATGGGTACACAAGCAGAGCAAACTCTTCACCCATTGGGTACGCGGGTATGGTGACGTTCTAGTAGTCCCCATACCCATTTACCCATGGGTGAAAAATACCCAGCTCAAAACTAAAGAAGCCCACCAGCCACCAGTCCACCGCCAGCTCATACACTGAAACCCTATGTAGTGCTAGCAAAGTACTATTCTCTACTACGTGATTTGTATGGACAATGAACTATTATGGTGTTGTGACTAGTGGTTGTAGCAGAAATTATTATGTTGCTATTTGCTAGGTATATGGTGAGGTGGCTATGTGACGATGCTTGTGAATGGCTATGTGACGATGCTTGTGAATTGCTACTACGTGACTGGTGCTTGTGAATGGTTGATGTTTGGCGGGTATGGGTGACCCGCCGGGTCTAATTTACCCACCCGGGTATGGGTCTGGGAAAATTCCCCCACCCATCACTGTATATGGGGATACCCGTGGTGTCATATTGTTGTCACGGGGATGGGTCTGAGGAGTTCATATCCGATGGGATTTACCCATTGCCAACACTACCCCCACTCGATCAGGACCCCCCCTTCCCATTCAATACCGTGATGGCCACAATTCATGCATCGACAAACCAGACGCTCATCATGATGACAAGCAAAGCGCCCCCGGTTGCAGCCGTAGCGAATGATTAGGAGAATTTCGAGTCACTCATCCCATTCGACGATCATTTAACCCGGCCGATCGATGGATGCATGGCAGCAGATGTCGATCATCGAGTACACTGCTTCTCCTCCTTCTGCTTGTTGCTCGGGAAGTTGCAGCTAGCCGCTCCATCATATCGCTCGTCGTAACTTCGTCTGGGAGCCGGGGTCCTTGtgggcgtccgcgcgcgcgcggcAGTTGCATTCTTTCTATCCTAGAGAGACGTCAAATCGACAGGTTGTGCAGCTGCTTTGCCGCAGAGACAGAGAGGGGCTGGACCGCGGCAGGTGGGCGGCTGCCATTTCTAGCTCCACCATTAATTCCGGCCGGCGGTTTTCACATGAGGTTTAACCCGCGTGGCGTCGTGTGGCTGTGTGGTACCGCCCGGCCGGCTCGGCGTCCATGTTGCTTGAGTACGGTGATGATGGTGCAATGTACTACTAGTCCAGTAGTCCTCTGTCAATCTGCCACGCCGCACCGTCGTCGTGGTGGTCGGTGCACCAATGTGATTTATTTCCAGACGTGTGTGGTCGATGATGCATGCCTCCAGCACACTGCGGCCGTGTGTGATTTTGTTTTCATCTCGGTTGGACACAACACCTGCGGCAGGCAATGACCGCGCCCGCCCGCTCCGGCCGGGTTGTTGTTGCGTTGGTAACAGTCGTGAGTCGTCCAAACAACGAGAGGATTAGGAGAGCCGGCCGGAGTCGCGCGCGCGGCGTGGGGCGTGGGGCTCGTGTCGGGCGGCCGCCGCGCGCTGGGCGCGTGGTCCTCGCGGCCGGGGCCGCCGGCAGCCCGGACGGTACGGGGACGCGGAAAGCAACGGGCGCTTGCCTTGCCTgctgggcgcgggcgcggggcgAAAGAGTGTGCGCGAGCCGAGCGAGCGGAAAGGGATAGCGTGCTGCGTGAACCGCGGAGCGAGGCCGAGGAGGGGTGGGGAAATTGCGTGGTGACCGCATGGGATTCGTGCGTGGTGACCAGCCTCGCTCACGCTTGACCGACCCACTTGGAttttacatgcatgcatgcatgctgcgtGTGCGCATGCTCGGGGTTGGAGGCGTGAAGCCGCCGTCAATTTTCTGAGGCCCAACGACGAGACGAGACGTCGTCTCAAGGCGTAATAGTACGTTCACTACCCCGTTATTAGTTGGCGGCCGAATAAAAGGATTGTCCTCGTGCTCGCTCGGGACTACTACTAGACGACGGACTGACTTGTCAACGTCAGGGATCGGAGCGGAGTTACGCGAGACACTGATCCTCCCATCTGCCGGCCTGCTGCGAGCCTCGCCGGGCCATGTCAGCCGGAGGGAAATGCAGCGCCCGACCCGACCCGAgccagggcagggcagggcaccATCTCCACCGTCATCCTCGGGATCCGCGCCCTCATGCTCTAGCTCGATCCACTGTGCGCGGGCCTGTGCGCCGTGTGCCTCctcgctgcctgcctgcctctgCGTTAGACTAGCCAGTAGCCATAGCACGTACGTAACACGAGCGTCATGTGCATGCACGCGGGCTGCGCCATGTACAAATATTTGAAGCCTTCTCGGTTTGGTTCCATCAGTTAaactttaggctttgtttagaccttgtttagtttgtgaatttatttttatttcggttattgtagtatttttatttgtatttgataattatagtctaaccatggattaactaggcttaaaagatttatctctacaattataagcaaactgtataattagtttttttatctattttaatactccatgtgtgcgtctaaacattcgattgattgggaatcttgaaaatttttagtaattaaacaagaccttagtgttTGTTtggttctcaaaaaattttcaagattcttcgtcgcatcaaatttttagatgtatccatagagtattaaatatagataaaaaataactaattatacaacttATATGTAATTTACGAGGCAAATTTTTTGAGGCTAGTTAATCCaatagttggataataattaacaaatataaacgaaaatgttacggtgtctgaatccaaaaaaaaatttaaagccTTAGTAGTGGCACTGGCACAGTGCCACTCCAGGATGacggtttttttttatttggagTAAGGAAGAAGCGACGGTCGTcatgactcataaatgaatgaatgaaagaaagaaagaatgaATGAATGCAGAAAGAAGAAAAGAGAATGAAGAGAAGAGCGCATGAACGACAAAGGCCGTGCGTTTTGAATGGGCAGAGGCGAGAGGGGAATGAGCAGAGAAGAGAATGGGCAGGCCGGTGTGGTGTGGTGGTGGTTTGATGGGGAGGGTCGGGGAGGGGGCCCTAGTGCCCAACGCAGATAGTGTACCGTGTGTACGGGCCGGGCCAGCAGCAGGCCAGGGGGACAAAACGGGGGTAAGGCAGCAGCACGGgggcaggcagcagcagcagggtgtGGGAGAATGACGACGGAGTTATTGCTCCCCCCACTCTGCCTCTCACTGCCTGCTGCATGCCgctgcgtcgtcgtcgtcgtcgcgtcCTCGCCCCCTTGGGAGTGGAGATCAGAATGAATGCGCGGCATGTAGTACTAGTAGAAGCGAGCCGTCCCATCGCCCcgcttgcattgcattgcattgcattgctcgGCTCCATCCTCCGGCGGACCCATGAGGCCGGAGCATGTGGCGCCGCTAGCTGCCTCATGCGTCCCGGCCCGTACTTTCAGTTTCCCCTGGCCGTGCGTCGCTAATGGTAAGCCCGAAAGGCCCGGCCGCCCGTCCTGTGTGGCGCCGTACGTGCGCGGCCTCGCTCGCTCTCGCTCCATCACTGCTCGCCCGCCCTTCGTCCCTTGGCAGGTCCAGTCCAGGTGACCAAGGTCATCGGCGTGCGGTGCCTGCTGGCCGGCCAGTGCGCGAGCGAGGCGAACACGATGCGAGTTGCCGGCCGACGTCTCATTCCGTGCGGCAGCCGGTCGAGATGGACCATGGGCGCGTAAATACGCTGCCGCGCCTGCAGGCTGGGGCTAGATACACCATCAGCAGGGGCAGAGGCAGAGCACACAGAGAGCACAGCGATAGCCGATAGCATACTGGTGCTAGTATAGGCTGACTGGAAGTGACAAGTCCTTGGAATTTTGGAGCAGCGCGCAGCAGCATGCGAGagcgaatgaatgaatgaatgaacggATGAATGAATGCATGTGTCTGTGTCATTGTTGGCGCGCGCGCTCGCGTGCCTGCTGCAGCGACGAGTAAATGCGAGGCGAGGGCGAGGAGCGGCACTGAGGCAGAGCGCACCTCGGAGTGCACGTTGACACTCCACCAGCACCAGACGACCACCACTCCGTCTCGCTGCCTCGGCCTGTAGCTGCTGTAGAGGTTGGAGCCGCAGGGCTGGGCGGGAGTCAGGGCGAGGGTTGACCCCTCCATATGAATACCCCGAATATTCTTCAGCTGCCCTTCGTACGCTCGCAACAAGTGATGTATCGAGTCATCAACGTTAATACGACATAGATTTTTCTTGATTCATAATAATGTTTTACTTATTAAAGAATTTAGGTCATTATCGGGGTCGGCAGACATCTCCATAGAGATGCCTAAACTCGCTCTTGTTTGCAGCTCTCCCGCTAGCAGCTTTGTGTGAGCGGCAATGTTGAGCCGTTGGCGATAGCATAGACACTCTTTGATTGGGAGTTACTCCTATGTTgggtcttaggccttgtttagatgtgaaatctttttgaatttcgctattgtagcactttcgtttatttgtggcaaatattatctaattatgaactaattagtatcaaaagatccgtctcgtgatttacaggtaaactgtgtaattagtttttgatttcgtctaaatttaatgtttcatgcatgtgccgcaagatttaatatgatagagaaccttgaaaacttttttgtttttggggtcaactaaacaaggcatacgGCTAATGGTTAGCTGCCAATAGTTAGTTTTTTTAATGTAAACATATCTAACTGATAATGTAGCTAATTGTTAGTTGAATGATCAACTAATAATCGGATAATAATAGCTAATAGTTtagttagctagctagctcGCTCACGCAACTTCAGCTAGGGATCCAAAGGGATGCTCTCGATGTGAGCTCATCATGGGCACACCGCTTGCACCATCGGTTCGTGACGAGGAGTCAGAAGAACTAGCAGGCTCGATCACAAGCCCCGTGCCGGCGCTCCGTCCTACCTCGTAACCTCGCCGAGTGCATTGTTGTTGGGGAAGACATACCGCCCACCTTACATATGCTAGGGGTTAAATATAAAGTAGCAGACACGGCGAGTTGATCCCTGGACCTCCGGTGTTACTGAAGCTCTTGTAACCATTATGCTAACTCAACTTACCTTGGGCCGCATGCCTCTGTTCACCTTGAACCTTGGCCAACCCAACATGTCAAGCCCAACTTGAGATTCCCCATTTCCCCttcaatttttgaattatgCCTATATCACATGTTGTAACTTTAATATCTCATCCATTTGATATTTAGTTCCATTGAACCTTTTTATATATTAATGGTTATCCATCCATAGTAATTTCATACCCCCTCTGTTCATAAAAAAATTGCAATTTTTGCTTTTTGAGAAGTTAGATACTTAAAAAAGTACTGATATTTTTATacaaaataagtatcattagattagttatagaatatattttcgtaATAAATTTACTTGGAGACATAAATACTAATAATATTTGCtacaaatttggtcaaacttgagcaaATTTGATCATTACGGATCCTATAATTGCATTTTTTGTGGATGGAAGGAgtattttttatgttttttagAGTTTAAATGTATTTATGCCTATTATACAACACTTCACATTAGAACATgcattgtcaaaaaaaaaaatagtttgCAAAACTATATATGTATGCACACAAATGTTTATATGATCATATGCAAGTTTGTAAGGacaaatttaaaggtttttatAAATTATTATTTATTTCTTAGTTACTCAATAAAATTGAataaggaaaaagtctacatcacccccTTAACTATTGGGTGATGTCTACTTTAACCTCCGAACTATGAAAGAGTCTAATTTACCCCCTGAACTATCAAAAACCGTTTAAGTCACCCCCACGCGGTTTTTGAtgcggttttgctacagtaccGTGGTTTTGaccttttcttttttcctatttgttttcatataatctttgaaaaatcatagtaaatcacagaaaaatcataaaatagaaaatctaattttgttagactccacatgagtagatctacgcaatgaatatataatatggtatactttaataTAAATCttttctgtagctttaaattagttagaaaaatcaaattttatctgTTATTAActatgggttactgtagcaaaaccgccaTCAAAAACCACCCAGGGGGTGATTTGAACGGTTTTCGATAGTTCAGAGGGTAAATTAGACTGTTTTATAGTTCGAGGGATAAAGTAGACAGCACCCCATATTTTAgggggtgatgtagactttttccaattGAATAATATCCAAATATGCttagaaaattttgaaatttagcGGGAGAGACCAAATCACATTATTATAACATCTTTACAGTATGCTATTTTGTTAAAAGCACGACTTCCTAATCTCTCCTCTACTCAAAATCCAATTTCAAAGGTACTTAACTAACATTATATTTTTGGATGAAAGTTCATTGTAGTTGTTATTCCAATGCTTTTCAATGTAAACAATTTAATGATATATTTTTTGCAATAATATGGGATTTTCTAGAAATAAAACATATTTTTGTCTATTTACTGGAATGACCTAAAATCTGAACTACATGTGCTGTGAAAAAAGATTAtttgtttacaagcaagtatacaTACAGGTACATCCAGACATTTCAAGATGATATCGAGTTTAGAAGTTAAAAATTCAAGTGTTTGTATACTTTAAAAAATGATATTTCTCAGTTTCCTAAGTTTCATATACAAAAATTTTATCAGAAAACTATGCACTTTTGGGGGGACCAAACACCAAATACGTTCTCATAACGTGCCCATAAAAAGTTTCACCACAAAAATCAAATTGAGGTAGTCATATGCTTCATGTAGCTTATACTTCAAAGCACTTGTCCCTAGCCTTCCTTCAGCTCGATTTTAACTTTCAACATAACTTGTACGTAAATTTACCCTTTTTGGCAAAATTACAAATAAGAACTTTTGTATGAGAACATGAATAAGCGTGACAAGAACCTCCCCATAGGGGTTTGCAGGattgcatatatttttttttttgaaaccggATTGCATATATTTTGTTTACAAAAAAATTGCGATTGTTGTAAACACAGTCGCGTATACCTTCTCAAACATCCATATGATATGTACACCCGAGCTCGCAGTTGCAGCCCACGTGCCACCGAGCCTGCTGGCCCGCTCCATGTGGTGCTTGAACAGCCTCCGGGCCGCGGTCCACCAGGCCCGGGAGAGAGCCCAAGGGAAAGATGGTGAGGAAGAGAGAGGACTGATGACGCGACGATACGGAGAGGAGAGGACGGACATACGTGAGCTGGAGTTAATGTAAATTATTGAAGCATTTGGGTAGAATTTTATATATTACATGCAGTACATGGTTGATTTTCATGTAGTGAGCATTACTATCATAACATATTTCTCATCCGGATAAGTGAATGTATGGTTCAAGTAACCGTACGAAAAAATCTTCTTGGCTACCTGAAGAAGTTCTATTCTACCACAAGGTTCGTGGGCTCGTGGCACGAGTAAGTTCTTGGCAAACTCATTAGCTCATACTCCGTATATACACCACTGCACGCCCTACTGTAAGTTTGATGCCGCTAACAGACAGTGGCCCAATCTCAGGTCGACGGCAAGCCTGAGAAGAACTCGACGGCGTACTTGGACGGATCGGCGAGCACCTTGAGCGACCTCGGGATGGGCGGGACGTTGACGTCGACGAGCCCCTCCAGAATCTGCACCACCATCCCCATGCTTGGCCGCAGGCTCTCGTCCTCCTGCACGCACCAGCACGCCACCTTGCAGGCCCGCTCTACCTGGGCCACGTCCGCGCTGCCGCCGAGCTGGCTGTCCACGGCGCTCCTCACGTCGCCGTCGAGGAGCAGGCTGACGGCCGTGGACGGGAAGAAGTCCACCGTGCCGTCTGCGCGCTGCCCGACGTTCCTCCGGCCCGAGACAATCTCGAACAGCATCATGCCGTAGCTGAACACGTCCGCCTTGGCAGTGACGGCCGTGCcggcgatccactccggcgccaGGTACCCCACCGTGCCCCGCATCGTGGTGAGCACGCGGCTGAAGTCGCGGCCCATGAGCTTGGCTAGCCCGAAGTCGGCGACTCTGGGCACGAACGCGTCGTCCAAGAGGATGTTCTCGGGCTTGATGTCGCAGTGGATAATGCAGTCCCTGCATTTCTCGTGCAGGTAGTCCAACCCCCTCGCGACTCCCAGGGCGATCTGGTACCTGGTGTCCCAGCTTAGGACACCTTGGCCTTGGCTGCTGGCCCCGAACAGGTGCCTGTCTAGAGAGCCGTTTGGCATGTGCTCGTAGACGAGGAGGCGCCGTTTCGACCCCTCGGAGCAGAACCCGAGCAGCCTGATCAGGTTCACGTGCTGGATCGTGCCGATCGTGCTCACCTCGGCACGGAACTGCTTCTCCCCTTGCCGAACGCCTTCCAGCTTCTTCACCGCCACGAGGGTTCCGTCGGGCAGCGCCCCTTTGAACACGGACCCGAAGGCCCCGCCGCCGAGCTTCTCTGAGAAGTTCTTGGTCACCAACTGCAGGTCGCGGTACGTGAATGCCACCAGGGATCCTTCGACCCTCCTCAACGACTTGATCCTTCGTTTTCTTAGAATGAACGTTGTAGCCAGAACGATGGCGGTGACCGCGGTGACGAAACCCCCGACGACGAGCCCGATGATCAGTTTCTTGGTGTTCCCGTTGCTAGAGAACTCGGACGCAGCGAGGCGGATcgagatgctgctgctgctgcctccgGTAGTGCCACTGCTTGTCGTGTCCTGAAGGTTGATGAGGTCCCCATACCACAgcgagcagccgccgccgccgctgtagGAGTACGCGGTGCAAGAACAGTTACGGAGGCACGCGAGCTCGCAGTCGT from Sorghum bicolor cultivar BTx623 chromosome 3, Sorghum_bicolor_NCBIv3, whole genome shotgun sequence encodes the following:
- the LOC8062459 gene encoding G-type lectin S-receptor-like serine/threonine-protein kinase At2g19130, encoding MPCPWLAAAMATRGGGPAAAAVLLQLLGFLFLLRGVPSRAEDDTVAAGRPLSGGQSLVSKRGKFRLGFFQPDNSTQRWYLGIWYNQISVHTTVWVANRVTPISDPESSQLSISGDGNMVIVDHSSRSTVVWSTNVTATNSSTVGVILDNGNLVLADASNTSAVLWQSFDHLGDTWLPGGKLGRNKLTGEVTHLVAWKGYKDPTPSLFALELDPRGSSQYLLNWNGSEQYWSSGNWTGTAFAAVPEMTPTGASPVSEYTFGYVDGANESYFIYDVKDESVVTRFQVDVTGQIQFLTWVAAANEWVLFWSEPKRQCDVYSVCGPFGVCTENALPSCTCPRGFRQRDLAQWLQDDHTAGCARNTALQPCSAAAARDGQKKHSRRNDDRFYTMPNVRLPSNAQSTAAASAHDCELACLRNCSCTAYSYSGGGGCSLWYGDLINLQDTTSSGTTGGSSSSISIRLAASEFSSNGNTKKLIIGLVVGGFVTAVTAIVLATTFILRKRRIKSLRRVEGSLVAFTYRDLQLVTKNFSEKLGGGAFGSVFKGALPDGTLVAVKKLEGVRQGEKQFRAEVSTIGTIQHVNLIRLLGFCSEGSKRRLLVYEHMPNGSLDRHLFGASSQGQGVLSWDTRYQIALGVARGLDYLHEKCRDCIIHCDIKPENILLDDAFVPRVADFGLAKLMGRDFSRVLTTMRGTVGYLAPEWIAGTAVTAKADVFSYGMMLFEIVSGRRNVGQRADGTVDFFPSTAVSLLLDGDVRSAVDSQLGGSADVAQVERACKVACWCVQEDESLRPSMGMVVQILEGLVDVNVPPIPRSLKVLADPSKYAVEFFSGLPST